One segment of Erigeron canadensis isolate Cc75 chromosome 2, C_canadensis_v1, whole genome shotgun sequence DNA contains the following:
- the LOC122590262 gene encoding F-box protein SKIP23-like encodes MAISVDWSDLPPEMHETIAKKLKVQKDYVRFRAVCLAFRNATPKIPKHLPCQLPWLMLPKSTNLEQPDLINTRSFLSISDNKIHLVSLPEDSDSHRRCGSSYGWLVILDETPLISIINPLTKAKQCLPPLSSFPNVTSFAPNDIGREYTLKTLDDDVYTCNAKEMRDFYIKKVVFSSSPSNEDVDYYALAILNQTGDLAYCKKGDQCWKLIDEANSFCEDVVYYKGCFYAVSKHGTIAKCDVNRDSPNVSFIETPRQVGGDMQYLVTWKDELLLVTRYTELEFNMDQNKLDIVYKTTEFRVCKLVLNGPKWESMSELDGWALFLGENSSVAFCAADFPGCRGNCVYFTDDYSEWNYDGANGNHDLGVYDLENCRVEALPCDPNNLYNGRQWPPPIWFTPSLY; translated from the coding sequence atggCGATTTCTGTTGATTGGTCTGATTTACCACCAGAAATGCATGAAACAATCGCGAAAAAGCTAAAAGTCCAAAAAGATTACGTTAGATTTCGAGCTGTTTGTTTAGCTTTTCGTAATGCAACACCTAAAATCCCTAAACATTTGCCTTGTCAACTCCCATGGTTAATGCTTCCTAAAAGCACAAATCTAGAACAACCTGATTTGATCAATACTCGAAGCTTTTTAAGTATTTCGGATAACAAAATTCATCTTGTTAGTTTGCCTGAAGATTCAGATAGCCACCGTAGATGTGGATCATCGTACGGATGGCTTGTGATCCTTGACGAAACTCCCTTGATTTCTATAATAAACCCTTTAACCAAAGCAAAACAATGCCTTCCTCCATTGTCATCTTTTCCTAATGTAACAAGTTTTGCTCCTAATGATATTGGAAGAGAATACACTCTCAAAACATTAGATGATGATGTCTATACATGTAACGCAAAAGAAATGCGcgatttttatatcaaaaaagtGGTTTTTTCTTCTAGTCCTTCTAATGAGGATGTGGACTATTATGCATTAGCTATACTAAACCAAACGGGTGATCTTGCTTATTGTAAAAAGGGGGATCAATGTTGGAAGCTTATCGACGAAGCAAATTCGTTTTGTGAGGATGTGGTTTATTACAAAGGGTGTTTTTATGCCGTGAGTAAACACGGGACCATTGCAAAATGTGACGTTAATAGGGACTCTCCAAACGTGTCGTTTATCGAAACTCCAAGACAAGTTGGGGGTGATATGCAATATTTAGTGACATGGAAAGACGAATTGTTGTTAGTGACTAGATATACAGAGTTAGAGTTCAACATGGATCAAAACAAGCTTGATATTGTGTATAAAACTACTGAGTTTCGTGTGTGTAAGCTTGTTTTGAATGGACCGAAATGGGAAAGTATGAGCGAGTTAGACGGATGGGCGTTGTTTCTAGGAGAAAACTCGTCGGTTGCGTTTTGTGCTGCTGATTTTCCTGGTTGTAGAGGGAATTGTGTATATTTCACAGATGATTATTCAGAATGGAATTATGATGGTGCTAATGGGAATCATGATTTGGGTGTTTATGATTTGGAAAATTGTAGGGTTGAAGCTTTGCCTTGTGATCCCAATAACTTGTACAATGGACGTCAATGGCCTCCCCCAATTTGGTTTACTCCAAGTCTATATTGA